A window of the Miscanthus floridulus cultivar M001 chromosome 14, ASM1932011v1, whole genome shotgun sequence genome harbors these coding sequences:
- the LOC136505394 gene encoding myosin-binding protein 2-like isoform X2, with the protein MVPGTVQHIICMETHRVVSIGSEICEQDQDGNKPDAGDRSGGIARTTSTDDGNGPLVSLFELAPIVSRPRPREDDDSIDQHQATMPQSLTVDDGDESLTLGELVTAFRAHRRELHALRAELASERRLRAEAEEYQRQLEEQGELDREAARLAMQLVHESETEKHGLQRQLDACRVRAQLYQSDSAAMEDAGGGGGGGCREANGGDGNGNNYQSLVDFLPGSVYSSSPDLANLLKLYTESGNAGCRQRDDYDVPAIAVVEEAEEEELAVDVTVTVGTESSGSVDAASAIVSESLQESSNTFHVETVTEAV; encoded by the exons ATGGTTCCAGGGACTGTTCAACATATTATAT GCATGGAGACTCACCGCGTCGTCTCCATCGGCAGTGAGATATGCGAGCAGGACCAAGACGGCAACAAACCAGACGCCGGCGATCGCAGCGGCGGCATCGCAAGAACCACCAGCACCGACGACGGCAACGGCCCGCTCGTCTCCCTCTTCGAGCTCGCGCCGATCGTCTCGCGACCGCGACCACGGGAGGACGACGATTCCATAGACCAGCATCAGGCGACGATGCCACAGTCGCTGACCGTGGACGACGGTGACGAGAGCCTCACCCTCGGGGAGCTGGTCACCGCATTCAGGGCTCATAGGAGGGAGCTGCACGCACTGCGCGCGGAGCTCGCCTCCGAGCGGCGCTTgagggcggaggcggaggagTACCAGCGGCAGCTGGAGGAGCAGGGCGAGCTCGACCGGGAGGCGGCGCGGCTGGCCATGCAGCTCGTCCACGAGAGCGAGACGGAGAAGCACGGCCTACAGCGGCAGCTCGACGCGTGCAGGGTCAGAGCGCAGCTCTACCAGTCAGATTCCGCGGCCAtggaggacgccggcggtgggggcgGAGGAGGCTGCCGGGAGGCGAACGGGGGTGATGGCAATGGCAACAACTACCAGTCGCTCGTGGACTTCCTCCCGGGGTCGGTGTACTCCTCCTCGCCGGACCTGGCCAACCTCCTTAAACTCTACACTGAATCGGGCAATGCCGGCTGTCGTCAGAGGGACGATTACGACGTGCCGGCCATTGCGGTGGTTgaggaggcagaggaggaggaacTGGCCGTCGACGTCACTGTCACGGTTGGCACTGAATCCAGCGGGAGTGTTGATGCTGCATCCGCCATTGTTTCTGAATCTTTACAAGAAAGCTCCAATACCTTTCACGTCGAAACAGTAACAGAAGCCGTTTAA